From the Peptostreptococcaceae bacterium genome, the window AAGGAAAAGCACTCCCATGAAGGTGTCGTGGAGACAGCGAATGCCGCGTCGGAGCGATTGAGCGCGTGGGTCGATGCAGTAATACCTGAAATGCTATAAACGGTGTACATATATCAAAGATGGAGGGGGATAAAAATGAGCATTGAGAGCGTGAGAAAGGAATTTGAAGAAAAGAGGTTTGCTTACAAAATCATTGAATTTGAAGCAAGTACCGCAACTGTCGAGTTGGCGGCAGAGGCACTGGGCGTAGAGCCCGGCAGAATTGCAAAGACGATGGCATTCGACCTAAAGGGCGAGGATGTCCTAGTTTTAATGAAGGGCGACACAAGGATAGACAACAAGAAATTTAAGGCCGTTTTTGGCAAAAAGGCCAAGATGGTGCCGTCCGAAGTCATAGAGGAAAGAACAGGCCATCCAATGGGAGGGGTATGTCCTTTTGGCAATGTAAAAGGCCTAAGAGTTTTTATGGATGAAAGTCTCAAGGTGTACGATGTAGTGTATCCCGCTGCGGGGTCGAGGCATTCAGCGGTTGAGATATCGGTTAAGGAATTGGCTGCCTATACCGGAAACAAATGGATTTCAATAGGAAAGGAGTAGACATGGCAAGAGAAATGCGCAGAAAAGACAGGCAGGTTTCGGAAGAAAAGGCCTGGGAAATGATGAGAAACGCTGAGTGGGGAACTCTGTCCCTTGCATCGGCGGGTGGCGAGCCATACGGAGTGCCCGTCAATTTTGCCTGTAACGATAAAACAATATACATACATTGTGCAAAGGAAGGACGAAAGTTGGACATTATAAAAGAGAATGGAAGAGCGGCGTTTTGCGTAGTTCCTTTAGCCGAAACAAGGCCGGAAACATTTACAACCGCATACTCAAGCGCAATGGCGACGGGAAGGATTTGCATAGCTCCCGAGGGGGATAAGCGAAGGGCCCTCGAACTCCTGATTGAAAAATATTGCGCTGGGCTTGAGAAAGAGGGAACGGCATATATCGACAAGCTATACGCCAGAACGGAAGTCATAAAGTTTGTAGTAGAATCAATTTCAGGGAAATCGAATATTTGACGAATAATGAAAGCGATGCATGGATTTAACCATGCATCGCTTTTGTCTTATATCAGGCCTTGGATTTTTCGTAATAGGCTTTCATCGTTTCTGCGGGGACCATGCTGCCTCCTGTAGCCCAGGGGAGGTGAAGTATGTTCTTGGCCTTCAATCCGTGCTTTTTCAGATATGCTTTGCCCTCATCGCTGCTTTCAACAAGGCAGGGTCCGGGGAAGCCGGCCAATGCGGACGGTTCCAGCCACAAATCTTCGCTGTCGCCCAAAAGACCGAGGAGCCTGTAGAGGCGCTCGTCTGTGGCGGTATATATTCCACTTATGAGGTTTTCCATTGTTTTTCCGACAAAGCCGGAAGGCCTTCCCACAGCCAAACCATCGGCATCTGTCAAGTTGTCTATCCCAAAGTCCTGAACCGATACCCTTTCGTGGAGACCGGTCATCATGCCTATGAGCATGCACGGAGAGTGTGTGGGTTCGGCGAAAAAGCAGTGTACAGCGTTTCCAAACACAGCCTTCAGTCCAAAGGCTACTCCTCCCGGCCCGCCTCCTACTCCGCATGGAAGATATACGAAAAGGGGATGCTCGCGGTCTATAGAGATGCCAAGCTCTTCAAATTGCG encodes:
- a CDS encoding YbaK/EbsC family protein, with the protein product MSIESVRKEFEEKRFAYKIIEFEASTATVELAAEALGVEPGRIAKTMAFDLKGEDVLVLMKGDTRIDNKKFKAVFGKKAKMVPSEVIEERTGHPMGGVCPFGNVKGLRVFMDESLKVYDVVYPAAGSRHSAVEISVKELAAYTGNKWISIGKE
- a CDS encoding pyridoxamine 5'-phosphate oxidase family protein is translated as MAREMRRKDRQVSEEKAWEMMRNAEWGTLSLASAGGEPYGVPVNFACNDKTIYIHCAKEGRKLDIIKENGRAAFCVVPLAETRPETFTTAYSSAMATGRICIAPEGDKRRALELLIEKYCAGLEKEGTAYIDKLYARTEVIKFVVESISGKSNI